The sequence ATGCCTTGAGTCATCGCTACAAGCCGCCTTTCACCCGCTGTGCCCCCTGATGTGACGATACGTATGACGAAGGGAGCCGGTTCAATCCTGTCCCGGATGATTTTCCGGATTTCGGCCCTCCACGGCGAACCCGCCTCTCACTCCGTGACGTGGAGCGGGTACCGGTTCGTCGTCACGCCGGCCGCCGTCACCACCTGGACGTCGACCGGGCCGGGCTCCACGTCGGCGGGTACGGGCACGGTCAGGGTGGTGTCCGTGGGGTTGCGGAAGCCGCCGGTGACGGGGATCAGCGGGACGTGGACGTCGACCGTGCCGATGCGGACGACCGTCCGGGAGAGCCGGTCGGCGCTCTGGGCGCCGGGCGGGACGAAGCCGCTGCCGCGGATCTCGATGTCGTCGCCGGTGCGGACCGGGCCGTCGAGGTCGCCGGGCTCCCGGGCGCGGACCACCGAGAGGATCACCGGCCGGCCGCCCTCGGCGTACTTGCCGGCCAGATAGGTGGCCGCCGAGATCAGCACGACCACGGCCAGGCCCCAGGGCAGGTCGGGCAGCCGGTCGGGGCGGCGGGCCAGCCGGACGGCGGCGAACAGCAGGGCGACGGCGCCGACGGCGACGTACTGGATGTCGGTGAAGGCACCGCGGCCGGAGTCGTCGGTGAGCAGGTCGGCGGCGCGCGGGCGGTGGGCCGGCACCTTCTGCAGCCGTTGGGCGCGGACGCGCAGGACCACCACCCGGCGGACCAGGACGGCGATGCCGCACACGACGGCGAGGACGGTCACCGCGCCCGCGCCGCGCGCCAGGCCGAGGCCGGCGATCAGCGCGTCGCGTTCGGCGGGGTCGGAGGCGGCGGCCAGGCGGACGGCGAGCAGCAGGACGGCGTAGCCGATGAACAGCACCCAGCAGGCGGCGACGGTACGGGAGGTGGAGATGCGGTTGTCCTCGCCGATCAGCGGCGCGAGCGCTCCGCCGCGCGCCCGGTGGAGGAGGCAGGCGGCGGTCAGGGCGCCGGCGACGGCGAGCGCGGCGAGCAGGGCCGCGGTGCGGGCGCCGGTCCAGCCCGCGCCGGTCGCGGTGAGCGCCTCGGCGAGCAGCAGCACGGTGACCGCGCCCCACACCGCGCACACCGTGCGCGGCCACAGCCGGGCGAGCCGGACCGCGCCCTCGGCGCGGCCCCGTTCGGCGACGGCCTCGGCCCGCTGGGTCAGCTCCTCGGACACCCACTGGCGGGACGCCGGGGCCGAGTGCGCCACGGCCGCCGGCAGTCCCCGTCCGGCGGCTAACTCGTCGCGCCGGCGCAGGAACGCGGCGACGGCGCGCCGGTGCCCCTCCCGGGCACCGTGCGGGCAGTCCCCGCAGGCGCAGCCGCCCTCCTGGACGTCCCCGTCACCCGTGTCCTCCCCCGCCTCCCGCACCACCACGCCCGACCCCCGCCTTCCCCACGGCCCGCCGGCCCCGCCGACGCCACCCGCGGCGCGCGCGACGATCCGGCAACTCCCCTGCGACGACAGCGCATTGTGCCGCACGGCTGGCTTCTCGGGGTGGCTGGTCCGGGTCATGGCGGGTGAACCCGCCAGTCGCCGTGTTGACCCGGTCGCACCTCCCCGTGCCGGCGTGCGGTCACCACCCGTGCCGTCGCCGCGGTCGCGAAGGCCGGCCGGGCACCCGGCTCGTGCCTCAGCCGAGCAGGTCCGGTTCGGCGCGGCTGATGTCCTGCCACAGGGGCTGGTAGTTGATCCAGGCCACCAGGTCGCCGCCGAGCTGTTCGCGGGTGGCGACGGCCGCCTTGTGGTCGATGAGCACCGGCCGGCCCGCCGCCTTGGCCGTCAGCTGCACCTGGCAGGACCGCTCCAGGGACAGGAACCACCAGGCGGCGGCGTCCACCGAGTCGCCGACGGTGAGCAGCCCGTGGTTGCGCAGCACCAGCGCCTTGCGGGAGCCCAGCGCGGCGGCGATCCGGCGGCCCTCCCCGGCGTCGACGGTGATGCCGGTGTAGGCGTCGTAGAGGGCGAGGTCCTCGTAGAAGGCGCAGCTCTCCTGGGTGATGGGGTCGATCAGGTCGCCGAGGGCGGCGAGGGCGCGGCCGTACACGGAGTGGCAGTGGGCGACGGCGACGACGTCGGGGCGGGCGGCGTGCACCTGGGCGTGCACGGTGAACGCGGCCTGGTTGACGTGGTAGCGGCCCTCGACGACCTGCCCGTCCTGGTTGGCGAGGACCAGGTCGCTCACGGTGACGTGCTTGAACGGCATGCCGAACGGGTTGACCCAGAAGCAGTCGGTGTACTCCGGGTCCCGGGCCGTGATGTGCCCGGACACCCCGTCCTCGAAGCCGGCCCGTCCGAAGATCCGCAGGGCGCCCGCGAGCCGCTCCTTGCGGTGCCTGCGTTCGTCCTCGGCCGACTCGTGCATCGGCGGCATGGCGAACCGCAACCGGTCGGTGGGCAGCGGCAGGGGCGGGGTGGGCTCGTGCACAGAACCTCCAGCGGGGGACGGCGTACGGGCCGGAAAGTACCCCCGGTCGCGGCAAAAGGGCAGAGCCGGCCGGTAAAGATGATGTGCGCGGTGAATACCCGACAGAAGATGTCCGGATAGGGCGGCAGGCTGGCGCGTATGAACTGGACAGCCTTCCGCACCGCCGCGCCCGAGCTGGCGGCCGTCACCGAGGAGCGCTTCGGCGCGTACCGGCACCACGTCCTGGCGACCCTGCGCCGCGACGGCTCGCCCCGCACCTGCGGTCTGGAGGTCCGCTTCCTGGGCGGCGAGCTGTGGCTCGGGATGATGCCGCGCTCCCTCAAGGCCCTGGACCTGCTGCGCGACCCGCGCTTCACCCTCCAGGCCAACCCCGGCGACGGCACGGACATGGGCGGCGGCGACGTCCGGATCAGCGGGCGGGCGATCGAGGTCGGGGAGGGCCCGGCCAGGACCGCGTACGTGAAAGAGGTGGAACCGCCGCAGCCGTTCCACCTCTTCCGTACCGAGCTGACGGAGGTCGTCCGCACCCGCGTCGAGGACGACGCGTACCTGGTCGTCCAGGTCTGGAAGCCCGGTGAGGCCCTGCGCACGCTCAGGCGTGCCTAGGCCCTACTCCCACTCGATCGTCCCCGGGGGCTTGCTCGTCACGTCGAGCACGACCCGGTTGACGTCCCGGACCTCGTTGGTGATCCGGGTCGAGATGCGGGCCAGCACGTCGTAGGGCAGCCGGGACCAGTCGGCGGTCATGGCGTCCTCGGAGGAGACCGGACGCAGCACGACGGGGTGGCCGTAGGTGCGGCCGTCACCCTGGACGCCCACGCTGCGGACGTCCGCGAGCAGGACCACCGGGCACTGCCAGATGTCGCGGTCCAGGCCGGCCGCGGTCAGTTCCTCGCGGGCGATGGCGTCGGCCTCGCGCAGCAGGTCCAGCCGCTCCTTCGTCACCTCGCCGACGATGCGGATGCCGAGGCCGGGGCCGGGGAAGGGCTGGCGCTGGACGATCTCGTCCGGCAGGCCCAGCTCCTTGCCGACCATGCGGACCTCGTCCTTGAACAGCTTGCGCAGCGGCTCGATGAGCTTGAACTCGAGGTCCTCGGGCAGGCCGCCGACGTTGTGGTGCGACTTGATGTTCGCGGTGCCGGTGCCGCCGCCGGACTCCACCACGTCCGGGTAGAGGGTGCCCTGGACCAGGAACTCCACGGCCGGGCCCTCGTCGGCGATGATCTCGGCCTGCGCCTGCTCGAAGACGCGGATGAACTCGCGGCCGATGATCTTCCGCTTCTCCTCGGGGTCGCTGACCCCGGCGAGCGCCTTCAGGAAGCGCTCCTCGGCGTCGACGACCTTCAGCTGCACGCCGGTGGCCGCGACGAAGTCCTTCTCGACCTGCTCGGTCTCGCCCTTGCGCATCAGGCCGTGGTCGACGTACACGCAGGTCAGCTGGGAGCCGATGGCCTTCTGCACGAGGGCGGCGGCGACGGCGGAGTCCACCCCGCCGGACAGGCCGCAGATCGCGCGCTTGTCGCCGACCAGCTCGCGGATGGCCTGGACCTGCTCGTCGATGACGTTGCCGGTGGTCCAGTCCGGCTTCAGCCCGGCACCGCGGTAGAGGAAGTGCTCCAGCACCTGCTGGCCGTGCGTGGAGTGCATGACCTCGGGGTGGTACTGGACGCCGTAGAGCTTCTTGTCGTCGTTCTCGAACGCGGCGACCGGGACGACGTCCGTGGAGGCGGTGACCGTGAAGCCCTCCGGCGCGGCGGAGCAGGCGTCACCGTGGGACATCCACACGTGCTGCTCCTCCGGGGTGCCCTCGAAGAGGGTGGAGGACGCCCGGGAGACGCGCAGGTCGGTGCGGCCGTACTCGCGGGCGCCGGTGTTGTCGACGGTGCCGCCGAGGACCTGCGCCATCAGCTGGAAGCCGTAGCACATGCCGAAGACGGGGACGCCGGCCTCGAAGAGTTCACGGTCGAGGCGGGGGGCGCCCTCCTCGTACACCGACGAGGGACCGCCGGAGAGGATGATCGCCGCGGGCTTCTTGGCGAGCATGTCGCGGACCGGCATGGTGCTCGGCACGATCTCGCTGTAGACCCGCGCCTCGCGGACGCGACGGGCGATGAGCTGGGCGTACTGCGCGCCGAAGTCGACTACCAGGACGGTGTCGGGGGTGGCGGCAGACTGGGTCGCTGATGACACGGGGTGCCTTCTGGTGGTCGGGCGGGGGTCTGTGCTTCCGATTCTAACGGGGTGGCCGCCGGACCTTGGAATCCCGAAGACGGGCCGCCGTGGCATACTGACCGCATGCGCAAGCACTCGACCTTCGTCTTTACCTATGGCACCCGGCCCGCCGGCTGCCATGGTCGTGCTGCTTGAGCCAACCGCCAAGCGACTTCCCAGGCGCCCCGGGCCGACAAGGCCCGGGGCGCCTGTCGTTTACCGGGTTCGTCGCCCCAGGGCTTGCGTCATCCCGACCGAGGAGCCCCACATGACCACCACCACCCCGGAAACGACCATCGCCGACGCGCGCGAGCGCATCGACGCGCTCGACGACCGGATCATCGGCCTGATCCAGGAGCGGATGGCCGTCTCCACCGTCGTCCAGCGGACCCGGATCGCCTCCGGCGGGCGGCGGGTGCACCTGTCCCGCGAGATGGAGATCCTCGCCCGCTACCGCGACGCCCTCGGCAAGCCCGGCACCACCCTCGCCATGACCCTGCTGGAGCTGTGCCGGGGTCGCATCTGAGTTCGGTCCCGCTCTCACCCGTACGGC comes from Streptomyces sp. SCL15-4 and encodes:
- a CDS encoding class II aldolase/adducin family protein, whose translation is MHEPTPPLPLPTDRLRFAMPPMHESAEDERRHRKERLAGALRIFGRAGFEDGVSGHITARDPEYTDCFWVNPFGMPFKHVTVSDLVLANQDGQVVEGRYHVNQAAFTVHAQVHAARPDVVAVAHCHSVYGRALAALGDLIDPITQESCAFYEDLALYDAYTGITVDAGEGRRIAAALGSRKALVLRNHGLLTVGDSVDAAAWWFLSLERSCQVQLTAKAAGRPVLIDHKAAVATREQLGGDLVAWINYQPLWQDISRAEPDLLG
- a CDS encoding pyridoxamine 5'-phosphate oxidase family protein — protein: MNWTAFRTAAPELAAVTEERFGAYRHHVLATLRRDGSPRTCGLEVRFLGGELWLGMMPRSLKALDLLRDPRFTLQANPGDGTDMGGGDVRISGRAIEVGEGPARTAYVKEVEPPQPFHLFRTELTEVVRTRVEDDAYLVVQVWKPGEALRTLRRA
- the guaA gene encoding glutamine-hydrolyzing GMP synthase, giving the protein MSSATQSAATPDTVLVVDFGAQYAQLIARRVREARVYSEIVPSTMPVRDMLAKKPAAIILSGGPSSVYEEGAPRLDRELFEAGVPVFGMCYGFQLMAQVLGGTVDNTGAREYGRTDLRVSRASSTLFEGTPEEQHVWMSHGDACSAAPEGFTVTASTDVVPVAAFENDDKKLYGVQYHPEVMHSTHGQQVLEHFLYRGAGLKPDWTTGNVIDEQVQAIRELVGDKRAICGLSGGVDSAVAAALVQKAIGSQLTCVYVDHGLMRKGETEQVEKDFVAATGVQLKVVDAEERFLKALAGVSDPEEKRKIIGREFIRVFEQAQAEIIADEGPAVEFLVQGTLYPDVVESGGGTGTANIKSHHNVGGLPEDLEFKLIEPLRKLFKDEVRMVGKELGLPDEIVQRQPFPGPGLGIRIVGEVTKERLDLLREADAIAREELTAAGLDRDIWQCPVVLLADVRSVGVQGDGRTYGHPVVLRPVSSEDAMTADWSRLPYDVLARISTRITNEVRDVNRVVLDVTSKPPGTIEWE
- a CDS encoding chorismate mutase; protein product: MTTTTPETTIADARERIDALDDRIIGLIQERMAVSTVVQRTRIASGGRRVHLSREMEILARYRDALGKPGTTLAMTLLELCRGRI